TCGTAACCGAGTTGTGGGTTAACTCCGCAGGTGATGCTTACCAAAAGCTAAAAGCTGACGGCAAAATCGAAGAGTTGACCAGCGTCCTTGATCCCGGCGGTGTCGAAGGTTGGTGGCTTCCAACGTATCTTGTTGAAGCGCACCCAGAGCTTGCAACAATCCAAGGCGTGATGGACAATCCTGAGCTGGTTGGTGGCATGTTTAACAACTGTCCCGATGGTTGGGGCTGTCGCATCGTCAATGACAACCTGATCCGCGCGTTCAACCTTGAAGATAGCGGTATCGAAGTCTTTAATCACGGTTCCGGCGAAACGCTGGCGACTTCGATGGCTGCGGCTTATCAGAGCGAAGAACCTTGGTTTGGCTACTATTGGGGTCCAACGACGCCAATGGGTAAGTTTGCAATGACCAGCGTTGATCTTGGTGAATACGACGAAGCGGTACACGCGGCGAACCAAAACGCCGATGCGGCTGATCCTAAGGCATCGTCCTTCCCATCTGCACCCGTGCTGACGATCGTGACCAAAGACTTCATGGGTACGCACCCAGATATTGCGGACCTGATGAGCAAAGTGACCTTCAAGACGGACACAATGAGCCAACTTCTCGCTTGGAAAGAAGAGAACAACGCCTCTAACGAAGAAGCGGCTGTTTACTTCCTCAAAGGCAATCCTGAAGTTTGGGGAAGCTGGATCAATGAAGCAGCGACAGAAAAACTGTCTGCTCTTTTGAAATAAGCGAACTGCCTGCCTGAGTGCTCGTTCAAGGGCATGACGGTATTTTAGGCGATCCATTTAACAGGGCCAGTTCACATGATCTGGCCCTGTCGTCGTTTAGACGAACAATAGAATAGGGCCGAAACTATGGCCTGAATGAGGGATGTATGGCGACTTACGATTTTGTTTTCGACGGACTTGGCTTACGCAACTGGTGCGGTAGCAGCGGAGATGACGGCGGAGGAATGACGTCGATGGCGCAACTTCTGGCGGAGACATCAGACGAAGATGTAGTCGCCTCGGCTTGGGAAACGCCTTTCCCCTCCATGGATGCCCTGCATGAAGCCTGTCCCGCCTTTCCACAATCACGTGAGCTGACTAGCGGACTAGAAGAAGGCTTCCTATCGATCAAAGACAGTCTGAAAGTCGTCGTCGACCCGCTGACTCAACCCCTGAGCTGGGCGCTTAACGAAGCGCTCTGGGTGATGCAGGTGGTGCCATGGTTCGTCATGATCCCGCTGTTGATGCTCATTGCTTATGCCGTTAGTCGGCAGTGGAAACTGGTTGGGCTGGTTGCGATTTGCTTCGGGTTCCTCGGTTTTGTTGATTATTATAGCTACACAATGCAGACGCTGGCGATCATCTTTGTCTGTGCGATAACCTGTGTGTTACTTGGCGTGCCCATAGGGATTGCCATGTCGCGGAGCGACCGCGTCCAGCGCACAATGATCCCGATTTTGGACATGCTGCAAACCCTGCCGCCCTTCGTTTATCTTATCCCGTTGATTTTCCTCTTCTCGGTGACGGAACCAAAACTCTACGGTATCGCCATTATTCTCTATGCGATTGTGCCGGTGATCCGTCTCACCGATCTGGGCATCCGTCTTGTTGATCCCGACGTGACCGAAGCCGCAGATGCCTTTGGCATGACCAAACGGCAAAAACTGTTCAACGTGGAAATCCCGCTGGCGCTGCCCAATATCATGGCAGGCGTCAACCAAACCATCATGATGAGCCTCGCAATGGTCGTCATTGCATCGCTGGTTTCGGCCCCCGGTCTGGGTGTGTTGGTTCTGCGCGGCATTCGCTCGCTTGAACTTGGCGTAGGTCTGCTCTCTGGTCTGGGAATTGTGCTTCTTGCAATCATCCTTGACCGCGTGACCAAGGCGGCGCTTGCCCGCATCAATGTAAGTCAGTCTAGATAAGAGGTGACGGATATGAACGAACCAGAAATCAAGATCTCGATCCGTAATCTCTATAAGATTTTCGGAGACGACCCTGAGCCAGCATTACAACATATCATTGACGGCATGGGCAAAACGGAATTGTTGGAAGAGCACAACCATGTGCTCGGCCTGAACGACATCAACATCGATGTGCCCGCCGGAAAAACGACGGTTATCATGGGCTTGTCAGGCTCGGGGAAGTCGACGCTTATTCGGCACCTCAACCGTTTGATTGAGCCAACCGCTGGTGAAGTCTGGGTCGATGGCGATAACATTCTGGAATACAACGAGAAGCAGATGCGGCACTTGCGGCAGCATAAAATGTCGATGGTCTTCCAGAAGTTTGCGCTACTGCCGCATCGGACCGTGTTGCAAAACGCGGGCCTTGCACCGTCCATCGAAGGGCAGAACGAACGCAAATATGCGGATGAGGCCCGCAAGTGGCTTGATCGCGTCGGGCTGCAAGGGCAGGGCGAGCAGTATCCCCATCAACTGTCCGGCGGAATGCAGCAACGGGTGGGCATTGCCCGCGCGTTGACCAGTAACTCCGACATAATGTTGATGGACGAGGCGTTTTCGGCCCTTGATCCCTTGATCCGGACCGACATGCAAAACCTGTTGAACGAGTTGCAGGCCGAGTTGCAGAAAACAATTGTTTTCATCACGCATGATTTGGACGAGGCGTTGAAGCTTGCGGACCACCTGGTCATCCTCAAGGACGGTTTTGTTGTCCAACAGGGAGAGCCGCAGAATATCCTGCTCAACCCAGCAGACCCGTACATCGAAGATTTCGTGAGTGATATCAATCGCGCGCGGGTTTTGCGGGTGCGATCCGTCATGCTCAAGACACCAGATGCACCGGGCGAGCGGGCAGGCGACATTGATCACGATGACACGCTGGAATCTGTGATTGCCCTGTCGGAGGGCGACACCGCACTTAGCTATCGTGTGATGAAAGACGGCAAGCCCGTTGGCTTATTGGACATGCGCAAACTGGTGCGTGCCCTCGTGCCATCAGAGCAGTCTGACGATCCGGAAAGCGCCCGCCGTAGCGGCTGATTGGACTTGATTTAAACCGGAAGCCATTTTGGTTTCCGGTTGATCTCATTCCCTATCGTTGGCTTTAAATTTCTCAGCGGGATCGGAACGCGGCACCGCGTAGATTTGTGGATGCCCTTTTTTTCAGTTCAAAGCCAAGGTCATAGATTTTTTCACTTCTGGTCTCGATTTTTGCATTTGCATCGATGACAATTTGCGCCGCGACTTTGCCAATTTCAACGCGCGGTGTGTGCACCGAAGTTACCGCTGGGTTCATTTGGGATGTTGTTCCCAAATCATTAAATCCGCAGATTCCCATATCTTGAGGGATGCGGATATTGCGTCTTTCACACTCAAACGCGATTCCGACCGCGACATCATCGTTGTTACAGAAAACGGCGTCGCAATCGGGAACCGTTGATAGAATGTCACCCAAGAGGTGCCGCCCGATTTCCACGCTCGATTTGATTTGCGTCGTTATCTGGAGGGCAGGGTCATACAGGCCTGATTTCTCCATCATAGACCGATATCCCGCCATACGCATTTGTGTGCGAGGGTCCATGCGCGTGCCGACAAAGGCGATCCGGCGAAACCCTTCTTGAATCATATAATAAGTGGCTTCTGCTGCGGCTTGGAAGTTGGAAAACCCAACGATACTGTCGATTGGATCGTCGGCAATATCCATCACTTGCACCACGGGACAGTCGGTGGCCTTGAGGAGTTTGCGGGTCATTTCTGTTTGGTCGACCCCGGCGACGATCATACCCGCAGGTTTCATCGTAAGAAATCTGCGCACCATCTCTTCTTCTTTGAGGGCGCTGTAGCGTGTGTTGCCAATTTGGATCGAATATTTGGTGCCTTCAATGGCGTCGTAAGCACCCGCCAAGACTTGTGAGAACACATTATTTGAAAACGAAGGGACGAGCATTCCAATCACAGTGGAACGTTTTGAGGCCAGCGTAGAAGCCGCGCTGTCTGGCACGTATCCAAGCTCCTCTACCGCCGCTTGCACTTTGATGCGTGTCGATTCGGAAACCCGTTCTGGATCACGCAGAGTTCTTGAAACAGTGATTGCGCTAACGTCAGCAATACGTGCGACATCGATCAAGGTTGGTTTCTTCATCCTAAATTCTCCTTGTTTGTAATGACGTATAAGCTTTTCCAGCTCGAAAAGATATTTCTTTTGACAAATGATTGCGCAATCATTTAGACATGTCTTGGTCATGGGGGAGATAGACTTGAATGCAGCGTTTGTAATTATGGGTGTTTGCGGTGTTGGCAAAACGTCAATCGGCCAAGCTCTATCAGTGAGCTTGCCTGCGACGTATATCGAGGCCGACACCTATCATCCGCCTGAAAATATCGCTGCGATGTCTGCGGGAATTCCGCTGTCAGATGCCATGCGCATCCCTTGGCTTGAGAGCATCGGGGAGGCTGCGGAATATGCCCGCGCAAAGGGCCATGTCGTCGTCGCCTGTTCAGCGCTCAAGCGATCTTATCGCGACTTGCTTCAAAGTCGCATAGGCTGCGTCAAGTTTGTCTATCTGCACGGCGAGCGAGATTTGATCGCTGACCGCTTAAAGCAACGAAGCGATCACTTCATGCCCACGACGCTGCTTGACAGTCAAATCGAAACGCTTGAACCTCCGACACCAGAGGAACACGCTCTTTTTGTCGATATTACGGGCAGCAAAGATCAAGTGCAGAACGATGTGGAAAATGCCGTGCGCGCGTATTTGGCCACCTCTAACGAAACGATCCGATAAATCATTGAAATCAGGGAGTAACTCAATGTCACTAAACGTAAAATCACTCGCGATTGCCGCGACACTTGCAATGACCGCCTCAGGCGCCTTCGCACAAGACTTTGCATTGCGCTTTCAATCGTCCGATCCCGCAGGCAACCCTAACTTTGGTTTGCAAAGCGAATGGGCCGCCAGCGTTGGCGTCCTCACGGGCGGACGGGTTACTGTTGAAATGTTGCCAGTAAACTCAATTGTACAACACACAGAAACCCAAGACGCGGTTGCCGCAGGGATCATCGACGGTCACATCACCGATACGTCCTACTTCACGGGCAAAGACGCGGCGTTTGGCTTGATTGCGAACCCCGTTGGCGCATGGTCTTCGCCATATGAAATGTTTGCATTCATGCAATACGGTGGCGGCAATGAGCTTATGGCCGAATTGGTCGAGCCCTATGGCCTACACTTTATCGGTGCCACGACGCCGGGTCTTGAAGCGTTTATCTCAAAAGTACCCTTGGATGGTGTCGACGATCTTAAAGGCTTGAAAATGCGGGCGCCAGAAGGCCTCGTTCAGCAAGTATTTGCAGCAGCAGGCGCGGCTCCGGTCAATTTGCCCGGTTCGGAAGTGTTTACGTCGCTTGATAAAGGCGTGATCGACGCGGCTGACTATACCGTGTTCTCGACCAATCAAGAGCAGGGTATGCATGATGTTGCCAAGCATCCGGTCTACCCCGGTTTCCACTCCATGCCGCTCGTCGAAGTGTCGATGAACAAAGCGACATGGGACAGTATGCCCGCGGATATCCACGCCATCCTAGAAATGTCGGTGCGTGATTTTGCCAACAACATGGTGAGCCAACTGGCCGCACGCGATACGCTTGCTGTTGCCGAAGCGAACGCAAACCCAGAAATCACAGTGCACAACTGGTCCGCCGCAGAGCGCGCCAAATTCCGCACGATTGCACAGGGTGAGTGGAGCAAAGTGGCTACACGTTCGGACAATGCACAACGCGTTTTTGATGTGCTTACTGCATATCTTGCAGCGCAAGGCATGATTTCCGAGTAATCTAAACCACAAGCGGCCCCGTTATTTCGGCGGGGCCGTTTTTTCAAGGGATGTGAACCCAATGGACCAAGATCAAATCAAAAACCTGCATTTAGAGGAAGGCGCTGATCCGGACTCAGGGGCATTGGGGCAAGTCATTAATTCTGTGGGCATCATCTTTGCTATCGGTATTCTGATCTCAGCCGCCATTCTGATCCTCGAAATTTTTCTGCGCTATGTGCTGAATGCTCCCACCATTTGGGCCCATGAAACCGTTATTTTTCTGAACGCCAGCGCGTTTGTCTTCGGTGGCCTCTATGTGGTGTCGCGCAACAGCCATATCCGTGTTGTTTTGATCTATGATTACCTGTCCAAACCCGTTCGGCGCCATTTTGACATCGCGATTTCCCTCACAAGTTTTCTGGCGTCGGTGATATTCGCATGGGCCGCGTGGCAAGGCGTGAAACGCGCAATTTGGACACCCGCTGGCGATTTTCGCTTGGAGACGTCCGGCTCCGCGTGGAACCCTCCAACGCCGGGTCTGTTGAAAGTCTTTCTGCTTATCATCCTGTGCCTCATGGCTATTCAATTTCTAGTGTTGGCCGTTTCCTACTACAAAAAGAAAGATAGCTAACATGGAATGGCTTTCCCTCCTCACAGACTTCAAGGCTATGGGCATTGAATGGGCGACATTCGCCATGTTCGCAGCCCTTTTGCTTTTGCTCATTACCGGAATGCCGCTGGCGTTCGTTACCCTTTTGGTCGCTTTGATATTCGCTCTGGGTTGGTTCGGACCTATGGCCGTGCCGCTGATCACCAGCCGGATTTTCAGCTTTGTGAATTCGTTTGTATTCGTGTCCGTACCGATGTTTGTTTTGATGGCCGCCATCCTCGATCGGTCGGGCATCGCGCGCGATTTGTTTGATGCTATGCGGCTGGTTGGCGGACGATTGCGCGGCGGCATCGCCATTCAAACCTTGCTTGTTGCGGTCATTCTCGCAGCGATGTCAGGTATTATCGGTGGCGAAGTTGTGCTTCTCGGCCTTATCGCTTTGCCGCAAATGTTGCGCCTTGGCTACGACCGCAAACTTGCAATCGGCGTGTGTTGCGCAGGGGGCGCGTTGGGCACGATGATCCCACCGTCCATCGTTTTGATCGTCTACGGGCTTACCGCAAACGTGTCGATTGGTGACCTCTTTACGGCCTCCTTCCTCCCCGGATTGATGTTGGCAGGTCTCTATGTCGTTTACATCCTCATTCGCGCCTACCTAAACCCGTCACTGGCTCCAATTCCAGAACAAGGCGAAATCCCAAGAGCAGAAAAACTGCGCCTGCTCAAAGGCTTGTTCCTGCCGGGGTTGGTTGTGTTTTTCGTGCTTGGGTCGATCTATGGCGGTATTGCCAGCGTGACCGAAGCCTCCGCTGTGGGTGTGTTTGGCGTGACTTTGTCCACCATAATCCGTGGCGAATTTTCAACGAGTTTG
This Falsihalocynthiibacter arcticus DNA region includes the following protein-coding sequences:
- a CDS encoding ABC transporter permease: MATYDFVFDGLGLRNWCGSSGDDGGGMTSMAQLLAETSDEDVVASAWETPFPSMDALHEACPAFPQSRELTSGLEEGFLSIKDSLKVVVDPLTQPLSWALNEALWVMQVVPWFVMIPLLMLIAYAVSRQWKLVGLVAICFGFLGFVDYYSYTMQTLAIIFVCAITCVLLGVPIGIAMSRSDRVQRTMIPILDMLQTLPPFVYLIPLIFLFSVTEPKLYGIAIILYAIVPVIRLTDLGIRLVDPDVTEAADAFGMTKRQKLFNVEIPLALPNIMAGVNQTIMMSLAMVVIASLVSAPGLGVLVLRGIRSLELGVGLLSGLGIVLLAIILDRVTKAALARINVSQSR
- a CDS encoding gluconokinase, producing MNAAFVIMGVCGVGKTSIGQALSVSLPATYIEADTYHPPENIAAMSAGIPLSDAMRIPWLESIGEAAEYARAKGHVVVACSALKRSYRDLLQSRIGCVKFVYLHGERDLIADRLKQRSDHFMPTTLLDSQIETLEPPTPEEHALFVDITGSKDQVQNDVENAVRAYLATSNETIR
- a CDS encoding LacI family DNA-binding transcriptional regulator codes for the protein MKKPTLIDVARIADVSAITVSRTLRDPERVSESTRIKVQAAVEELGYVPDSAASTLASKRSTVIGMLVPSFSNNVFSQVLAGAYDAIEGTKYSIQIGNTRYSALKEEEMVRRFLTMKPAGMIVAGVDQTEMTRKLLKATDCPVVQVMDIADDPIDSIVGFSNFQAAAEATYYMIQEGFRRIAFVGTRMDPRTQMRMAGYRSMMEKSGLYDPALQITTQIKSSVEIGRHLLGDILSTVPDCDAVFCNNDDVAVGIAFECERRNIRIPQDMGICGFNDLGTTSQMNPAVTSVHTPRVEIGKVAAQIVIDANAKIETRSEKIYDLGFELKKRASTNLRGAAFRSR
- a CDS encoding ABC transporter substrate-binding protein encodes the protein MKRIIIGAAFAALAAPTAALAQDQCGEVTITQMNWDSAAIVTAVSKFLMEQGYGCDVTAVPSDTTPAMTSLSENNEPDIVTELWVNSAGDAYQKLKADGKIEELTSVLDPGGVEGWWLPTYLVEAHPELATIQGVMDNPELVGGMFNNCPDGWGCRIVNDNLIRAFNLEDSGIEVFNHGSGETLATSMAAAYQSEEPWFGYYWGPTTPMGKFAMTSVDLGEYDEAVHAANQNADAADPKASSFPSAPVLTIVTKDFMGTHPDIADLMSKVTFKTDTMSQLLAWKEENNASNEEAAVYFLKGNPEVWGSWINEAATEKLSALLK
- a CDS encoding quaternary amine ABC transporter ATP-binding protein, whose product is MNEPEIKISIRNLYKIFGDDPEPALQHIIDGMGKTELLEEHNHVLGLNDINIDVPAGKTTVIMGLSGSGKSTLIRHLNRLIEPTAGEVWVDGDNILEYNEKQMRHLRQHKMSMVFQKFALLPHRTVLQNAGLAPSIEGQNERKYADEARKWLDRVGLQGQGEQYPHQLSGGMQQRVGIARALTSNSDIMLMDEAFSALDPLIRTDMQNLLNELQAELQKTIVFITHDLDEALKLADHLVILKDGFVVQQGEPQNILLNPADPYIEDFVSDINRARVLRVRSVMLKTPDAPGERAGDIDHDDTLESVIALSEGDTALSYRVMKDGKPVGLLDMRKLVRALVPSEQSDDPESARRSG
- a CDS encoding TRAP transporter small permease subunit; translation: MDQDQIKNLHLEEGADPDSGALGQVINSVGIIFAIGILISAAILILEIFLRYVLNAPTIWAHETVIFLNASAFVFGGLYVVSRNSHIRVVLIYDYLSKPVRRHFDIAISLTSFLASVIFAWAAWQGVKRAIWTPAGDFRLETSGSAWNPPTPGLLKVFLLIILCLMAIQFLVLAVSYYKKKDS
- a CDS encoding TRAP transporter substrate-binding protein; the encoded protein is MSLNVKSLAIAATLAMTASGAFAQDFALRFQSSDPAGNPNFGLQSEWAASVGVLTGGRVTVEMLPVNSIVQHTETQDAVAAGIIDGHITDTSYFTGKDAAFGLIANPVGAWSSPYEMFAFMQYGGGNELMAELVEPYGLHFIGATTPGLEAFISKVPLDGVDDLKGLKMRAPEGLVQQVFAAAGAAPVNLPGSEVFTSLDKGVIDAADYTVFSTNQEQGMHDVAKHPVYPGFHSMPLVEVSMNKATWDSMPADIHAILEMSVRDFANNMVSQLAARDTLAVAEANANPEITVHNWSAAERAKFRTIAQGEWSKVATRSDNAQRVFDVLTAYLAAQGMISE